A stretch of the Arachis stenosperma cultivar V10309 chromosome 6, arast.V10309.gnm1.PFL2, whole genome shotgun sequence genome encodes the following:
- the LOC130934429 gene encoding uncharacterized protein LOC130934429 has translation MAVSPKAMHDSGYCGLRGGTVERRDQMSTRRRDRRRGRGRTSSVTPAPIETDPAIAEALGNQINQGNHGNNNDKDSPMTLATFLKVHPPTFRGTSNPTDADNWIQAMERALQAQQVPEEQWVEFATYQLQGEAQYWWQGTRRILQLDGVAISWEVFRTEFYKKYFPNSARNAKELELMQLKQGQMTVVEYTSEFEELCRFSRICQGGLRSDILSFVAPMEIRVFSELVNKSRVAEDCVRKAAAEKGSLRVPFQRAFREEFCSKR, from the exons ggacCAGATGTCGACTCGTAGACGCGATCGCAGGCGAGGTAGAGGTAGGACAAGCAGCGTTACTCCTGCTCCTATAGAGACTGATCCA GCGATAGCCGAGGCATTGGGTAATCAGATAAATCAGGGTAATCATGGGAACAATAATGATAAAGATAGTCCAATGACACTTGCTACATTTCTGAAAGTTCATCCTCCGACCTTCAGGGGAACCTCAAATCCCACTGATGCAGATAATTGGATTCAGGCTATGGAAAGGGCGTTACAGGCACAACAGGTTCCTGAAGAGCAATGGGTTGAATTTGCAACTTATCAATTGCAAGGTGAAGCTCAGTATTGGTGGCAGGGAACCCGACGTATCCTGCAGCTTGATGGTGTTGCGATTTCTTGGGAAGTTTTCCGGACagagttctataagaaataCTTTCCTAATTCAGCTAGAAATGCCAAGGAACTTGAATTAATGCAGTTAAAGCAGGGGCAGATGACTGTTGTTGAGTATACTAGCGAATTTGAGGAGTTATGTCGCTTTTCTCGTATCTGTCAAG GAGGTCTTCGGAGTGATATTCTGAGCTTCGTTGCCCCAATGGAGATCAGGGTATTTTCTGAATTGGTGAATAAGAGTAGGGTGGCTGAGGATTGTGTGAGGAAGGCGGCAGCAGAGAAAGGGAGTTTGAGGGTGCCTTTTCAGAGGGCCTTCAGAGAGGAATTTTGCTCCAAGAGGTAG